A window of the Brachyhypopomus gauderio isolate BG-103 chromosome 14, BGAUD_0.2, whole genome shotgun sequence genome harbors these coding sequences:
- the LOC143475271 gene encoding uncharacterized protein LOC143475271 isoform X3 has protein sequence MMRFILDCLRPGRQRAGCARENSVELQAKEKEVANDNELKGLEDVVAMEEGALQKERTLRHDTQQALEVLAQRRAQLHEHIDAIHEQRKQEGQMLLSLREEQEDLEQTAQEYEKELERATEDLQRLREEIGLARTRVEEAHERMGPLKHAIGDTYTEISEAKQRLEKEPSKREVNEEGPEKLERSLENLKSSGSSSFTEITLTEVKEDASPRSTTPQHMDSADLEDEDFEIVHSLVAKPVSQAASREFDFFHPDPFVDHDVFGDDRFPKVDVTEFLSGDPFKGTDPFASDVLFDDVADIQFAQDYPFTQDSIPKESNQTSSGLGSTNRDPSAVTAPNSGGPNCSQSVDSGMFEQNLAEPGDSERYTPYSDICSEPGANTTRSQDLDSMDLKNTLGTECVLSTRSQLKGGGRFDPIHCELDLQESGSSNTSTVDSSFDGDFGTFIGMEHPDGQSEAEAGPTYVRASQALCGLRRIDTSSYTHFPLSPEGYDPEPEDLDTAEKDKSVHAVDSCPFISDRSATSESKPKTEDSEHVSPQTDSVTPGNPSPLSHELPDVHSDSTDNRQTNKVGHSPEPTETDIYDHKFGDIYFFTVRLDPGSPDSSPVSAEASDRRQSESDHVSPEPNDTDEFNCGGPEDENNIQSSRDACAEEGLNKDELEIGTEQPFSSELEEKVHSEFEVRNLESLYSEQQSAGLDFLEHSMYNSECDDAFSLRQENMENVDPFCSPDTNSESSNTEPIIQYLISPVKLCGNTSSLESSFIDHCNSLGDNPEPLEPEKNTIKKIDLCDAKVRGLDLFDCDSFDTTTCEVKQPNSVYSVSTDSGRLDSGYHENSGPDLLSLAHTDQLPFSGDIGPGPESNHSNILSPENVDQPILDPFSPECSDTLMFDSELEICNPTTNDGVKKDSCHLYMASSDMLGDSFSGSEIDSFDPFSPVPQSTGGHNVDILVPGSVQNYSKSVRETRSSSWDSGVSSSPQVHCGSALTRGDTHPLPEDSLADLEAQNYSYLSNCSTKSSLLKSGSTNMSDVSSCKSKVENVAEQGKNAVVNVTAMADLAEIDFFCSELSKMVASRSSDTVQQSVAEMLFGSNPDTAKFYPWDLENSNNVVNERSKTEIHFGHALDDAEKPSLL, from the exons ATGATGCGTTTCATACTAGACTGTCTTAGGCCGGGACGGCAGCGCGCGGGCTGTGCGAG AGAAAATTCAGTGGAACTTCAAGCAAAAGAGAAAGAGGTTGCCAACGATAATGAGCTCAAG GGGCTGGAGGACGTAGTGGCGATGGAGGAAGGGGCCCTGCAGAAAGAACGCACCCTGCGCCATGACACTCAGCAAGCCCTGGAGGTGCTGGCCCAGAGGAGAGCCCAGCTCCACGAACACATCGACGCCATTCATGAGCAGCGTAAACAGGAAGGGCAGATG CTCCTGTCCCTGCGTGAGGAGCAGGAGGATCTGGAGCAGACAGCCCAGGAGTACGAGAAGGAGCTGGAGAGAGCCACGGAGGATCTGCAGCGTCTCCGTGAGGAGATCGGCCTGGCCAGGACACGCGTGGAGGAGGCGCACGAGCGCATGGGTCCCCTGAAGCACGCCATAGGTGACACGTACACAGAGATTAGTGAG GCTAAGCAGAGACTAG AAAAGGAGCCCTCCAAAAGGGAAGTAAATGAAGAAGGCCCTGAGAAACTAGAACGTTCTTTGGAGAATTTG AAGAGCAGTGGTTCGTCTTCTTTCACTGAGATAACTCTGACAGAAGTTAAAGAGGACGCTTCACCCAGGTCAACCACTCCACAG CACATGGATTCTGCTGATCTGGAAGACGAGGATTTTGAGATTGTCCACTCCCTTGTGGCGAAACCTGTCAGTCAGGCTGCAAGCAGAGAGTTCGACTTTTTCCACCCAGACCCTTTTGTTGATC ACGACGTGTTTGGAGATGACCGATTTCCCAAAGTAGACGTGACAG AATTCCTATCTGGTGATCCATTCAAAGGCACCGATCCATTTGCTTCCGACGTCCTTTTCGATGATGTAGCAGACATTCAGTTCGCTCAGGATTACCCCTTCACCCAAGACAGCATTCCTAAGGAGTCAAACCAAACCTCCTCTGGTCTTGGATCCACCAATAGAGATCCATCAGCTGTCACGGCACCTAATTCAGGAGGCCCCAACTGCAGTCAGTCTGTCGACTCTGGGATGTTTGAACAGAATCTCGCTGAGCCCGGTGACTCTGAGAGGTACACGCCATACAGTGACATCTGCTCAGAACCTGGTGCTAACACGACCAGAAGCCAAGACCTTGACAGCATGGACCTGAAAAACACACTAGGAACTGAGTGTGTCCTCTCCACACGTTCGCAGCTCAAAGGGGGAGGACGATTTGACCCCATCCATTGTGAGCTTGACCTTCAGGAGTCTGGGTCCAGTAACACATCCACAGTGGACAGCTCTTTTGACGGAGACTTTGGTACGTTCATTGGCATGGAGCACCCAGACGGCCAATCGGAAGCTGAGGCAGGACCCACTTATGTAAGAGCCAGTCAGGCGCTGTGTGGTCTTCGGCGGATTGACACGAGTTCGTACACCCATTTCCCCCTCAGTCCTGAAGGATATGACCCGGAACCAGAGGATCTTGACACTGCAGAAAAAGACAAATCGGTTCATGCGGTGGATTCTTGTCCCTTCATTTCTGATCGCAGTGCCACCAGTGAATCAAAGCCTAAGACTGAAGATTCAGAACATGTGTCCCCTCAAACTGACTCTGTTACTCCTGGTAACCCAAGTCCGCTCTCTCATGAATTACCTGACGTACATTCTGACAGTACTGACAACAGGCAAACAAATAAGGTAGGCCATAGTCCAGAACCCACTGAAACAGATATATATGACCACAAATTTGGAGATATATATTTCTTTACAGTGAGGTTAGATCCCGGTAGTCCTGATTCAAGTCCTGTTTCTGCAGAAGCCAGCGACAGGAGGCAATCAGAGTCTGACCATGTGAGTCCTGAACCTAATGATACAGATGAATTTAACTGTGGTGGTCCAGAAGATGAGAATAATATACAGAGCAGTCGTGACGCCTGTGCTGAGGAAGGTTTAAATAAAGATGAATTAGAGATAGGAACAGAACAACCCTTCAGCAGTGAGCTAGAGGAAAAGGTACATTCCGAGTTTGAAGTGAGAAATCTTGAATCGCTGTATTCTGAACAACAAAGTGCAGGTCTTGACTTTCTTGAACACAGCATGTATAATTCAGAATGCGATGACGCATTCAGTCTCAGACAAGAAAATATGGAAAATGTTGACCCTTTCTGTTCTCCAGACACTAATTCAGAGAGCAGCAACACCGAACCCATCATTCAATACCTCATTAGCCCTGTCAAGCTTTGTGGTAATACCTCAAGCCTTGAATCTAGCTTCATAGACCACTGTAACAGCTTGGGTGACAATCCTGAGCCTTTAGAACCTGAAAAAAACACCATAAAGAAAATTGACTTGTGCGATGCCAAGGTCAGAGGTTTGGACCTGTTTGATTGTGATTCTTTCGACACTACAACATGTGAAGTGAAACAACCAAACTCTGTGTATTCTGTGTCTACTGACAGTGGAAGACTAGATTCTGGCTATCATGAAAATAGTGGACCAGATCTTTTGAGTCTAGCACATACAGATCAGCTTCCGTTTTCTGGTGACATTGGACCTGGCCCTGAATCGAATCACTCTAACATACTCAGTCCTGAGAATGTGGATCAGCCCATTCTTGATCCCTTCAGTCCTGAGTGCAGTGATACGTTGATGTTTGATTCTGAACTAGAAATCTGTAACCCTACTACCAATGATGGAGTGAAGAAAGATTCATGTCATCTGTATATGGCCTCTTCAGACATGCTTGGGGATTCGTTCAGCGGATCGGAAATTGATAGTTTTGACCCTTTCAGTCCTGTACCACAGAGTACAGGGGGCCATAACGTGGATATTCTTGTCCCTGGGTCTGTCCAAAACTATTCTAAATCTGTTAGGGAAACCAGATCCAGCAGCTGGGACTCTGGAGTCAGTTCTTCTCCTCAAGTACACTGTGGATCAGCACTAACCAGAGGAGATACCCATCCGCTGCCCGAGGACAGCCTAGCTGACCTTGAGGCTCAAAACTATAGTTATTTATCCAATTGCTCAACAAAATCCTCACTTTTGAAGTCAGGTTCTACTAACATGTCTGATGTTAGCTCTTGTAAGTCCAAGGTTGAGAATGTAGCAGAACAGGGCAAAAATGCCGTAGTAAATGTCACGGCAATGGCAGACCTTGCTGAAATTGATTTTTTCTGTTCTGAGCTCAGCAAAATGGTAGCCTCACGTTCCTCTGATACTGTTCAGCAAAGTGTTGCCGAAATGCTGTTTGGATCCAACCCTGACACTGCCAAGTTCTATCCATGGGATCTGGAAAACAGCAACAATGTTGTTAACGAGCGCTCAAAAACAGAAATACATTTTGGACATGCATTAGATGATGCAGAGAAACCAAGCTTGCTATGA
- the LOC143475271 gene encoding uncharacterized protein LOC143475271 isoform X1, whose amino-acid sequence MMRFILDCLRPGRQRAGCARENSVELQAKEKEVANDNELKGLEDVVAMEEGALQKERTLRHDTQQALEVLAQRRAQLHEHIDAIHEQRKQEGQMLLSLREEQEDLEQTAQEYEKELERATEDLQRLREEIGLARTRVEEAHERMGPLKHAIGDTYTEISEAKQRLGELITEMTAIEACVPEVTCRQVDEPLNVALDGSSREEEEDKEVYCGRVYEEDNALTQNPAEKEPSKREVNEEGPEKLERSLENLKSSGSSSFTEITLTEVKEDASPRSTTPQHMDSADLEDEDFEIVHSLVAKPVSQAASREFDFFHPDPFVDHDVFGDDRFPKVDVTEFLSGDPFKGTDPFASDVLFDDVADIQFAQDYPFTQDSIPKESNQTSSGLGSTNRDPSAVTAPNSGGPNCSQSVDSGMFEQNLAEPGDSERYTPYSDICSEPGANTTRSQDLDSMDLKNTLGTECVLSTRSQLKGGGRFDPIHCELDLQESGSSNTSTVDSSFDGDFGTFIGMEHPDGQSEAEAGPTYVRASQALCGLRRIDTSSYTHFPLSPEGYDPEPEDLDTAEKDKSVHAVDSCPFISDRSATSESKPKTEDSEHVSPQTDSVTPGNPSPLSHELPDVHSDSTDNRQTNKVGHSPEPTETDIYDHKFGDIYFFTVRLDPGSPDSSPVSAEASDRRQSESDHVSPEPNDTDEFNCGGPEDENNIQSSRDACAEEGLNKDELEIGTEQPFSSELEEKVHSEFEVRNLESLYSEQQSAGLDFLEHSMYNSECDDAFSLRQENMENVDPFCSPDTNSESSNTEPIIQYLISPVKLCGNTSSLESSFIDHCNSLGDNPEPLEPEKNTIKKIDLCDAKVRGLDLFDCDSFDTTTCEVKQPNSVYSVSTDSGRLDSGYHENSGPDLLSLAHTDQLPFSGDIGPGPESNHSNILSPENVDQPILDPFSPECSDTLMFDSELEICNPTTNDGVKKDSCHLYMASSDMLGDSFSGSEIDSFDPFSPVPQSTGGHNVDILVPGSVQNYSKSVRETRSSSWDSGVSSSPQVHCGSALTRGDTHPLPEDSLADLEAQNYSYLSNCSTKSSLLKSGSTNMSDVSSCKSKVENVAEQGKNAVVNVTAMADLAEIDFFCSELSKMVASRSSDTVQQSVAEMLFGSNPDTAKFYPWDLENSNNVVNERSKTEIHFGHALDDAEKPSLL is encoded by the exons ATGATGCGTTTCATACTAGACTGTCTTAGGCCGGGACGGCAGCGCGCGGGCTGTGCGAG AGAAAATTCAGTGGAACTTCAAGCAAAAGAGAAAGAGGTTGCCAACGATAATGAGCTCAAG GGGCTGGAGGACGTAGTGGCGATGGAGGAAGGGGCCCTGCAGAAAGAACGCACCCTGCGCCATGACACTCAGCAAGCCCTGGAGGTGCTGGCCCAGAGGAGAGCCCAGCTCCACGAACACATCGACGCCATTCATGAGCAGCGTAAACAGGAAGGGCAGATG CTCCTGTCCCTGCGTGAGGAGCAGGAGGATCTGGAGCAGACAGCCCAGGAGTACGAGAAGGAGCTGGAGAGAGCCACGGAGGATCTGCAGCGTCTCCGTGAGGAGATCGGCCTGGCCAGGACACGCGTGGAGGAGGCGCACGAGCGCATGGGTCCCCTGAAGCACGCCATAGGTGACACGTACACAGAGATTAGTGAG GCTAAGCAGAGACTAGGTGAGCTGATTACTGAAATGACTGCCATTGAGGCCTGTGTTCCTGAGGTCACCTGTCGCCAGGTAGATGAGCCCTTGAACGTGGCTCTGGACGGCAGCtcaagagaggaagaggaagataaAGAGGTGTATTGTGGCCGTGTGTATGAGGAAGATAACGCTCTCACTCAAAACCCCGCAGAAAAGGAGCCCTCCAAAAGGGAAGTAAATGAAGAAGGCCCTGAGAAACTAGAACGTTCTTTGGAGAATTTG AAGAGCAGTGGTTCGTCTTCTTTCACTGAGATAACTCTGACAGAAGTTAAAGAGGACGCTTCACCCAGGTCAACCACTCCACAG CACATGGATTCTGCTGATCTGGAAGACGAGGATTTTGAGATTGTCCACTCCCTTGTGGCGAAACCTGTCAGTCAGGCTGCAAGCAGAGAGTTCGACTTTTTCCACCCAGACCCTTTTGTTGATC ACGACGTGTTTGGAGATGACCGATTTCCCAAAGTAGACGTGACAG AATTCCTATCTGGTGATCCATTCAAAGGCACCGATCCATTTGCTTCCGACGTCCTTTTCGATGATGTAGCAGACATTCAGTTCGCTCAGGATTACCCCTTCACCCAAGACAGCATTCCTAAGGAGTCAAACCAAACCTCCTCTGGTCTTGGATCCACCAATAGAGATCCATCAGCTGTCACGGCACCTAATTCAGGAGGCCCCAACTGCAGTCAGTCTGTCGACTCTGGGATGTTTGAACAGAATCTCGCTGAGCCCGGTGACTCTGAGAGGTACACGCCATACAGTGACATCTGCTCAGAACCTGGTGCTAACACGACCAGAAGCCAAGACCTTGACAGCATGGACCTGAAAAACACACTAGGAACTGAGTGTGTCCTCTCCACACGTTCGCAGCTCAAAGGGGGAGGACGATTTGACCCCATCCATTGTGAGCTTGACCTTCAGGAGTCTGGGTCCAGTAACACATCCACAGTGGACAGCTCTTTTGACGGAGACTTTGGTACGTTCATTGGCATGGAGCACCCAGACGGCCAATCGGAAGCTGAGGCAGGACCCACTTATGTAAGAGCCAGTCAGGCGCTGTGTGGTCTTCGGCGGATTGACACGAGTTCGTACACCCATTTCCCCCTCAGTCCTGAAGGATATGACCCGGAACCAGAGGATCTTGACACTGCAGAAAAAGACAAATCGGTTCATGCGGTGGATTCTTGTCCCTTCATTTCTGATCGCAGTGCCACCAGTGAATCAAAGCCTAAGACTGAAGATTCAGAACATGTGTCCCCTCAAACTGACTCTGTTACTCCTGGTAACCCAAGTCCGCTCTCTCATGAATTACCTGACGTACATTCTGACAGTACTGACAACAGGCAAACAAATAAGGTAGGCCATAGTCCAGAACCCACTGAAACAGATATATATGACCACAAATTTGGAGATATATATTTCTTTACAGTGAGGTTAGATCCCGGTAGTCCTGATTCAAGTCCTGTTTCTGCAGAAGCCAGCGACAGGAGGCAATCAGAGTCTGACCATGTGAGTCCTGAACCTAATGATACAGATGAATTTAACTGTGGTGGTCCAGAAGATGAGAATAATATACAGAGCAGTCGTGACGCCTGTGCTGAGGAAGGTTTAAATAAAGATGAATTAGAGATAGGAACAGAACAACCCTTCAGCAGTGAGCTAGAGGAAAAGGTACATTCCGAGTTTGAAGTGAGAAATCTTGAATCGCTGTATTCTGAACAACAAAGTGCAGGTCTTGACTTTCTTGAACACAGCATGTATAATTCAGAATGCGATGACGCATTCAGTCTCAGACAAGAAAATATGGAAAATGTTGACCCTTTCTGTTCTCCAGACACTAATTCAGAGAGCAGCAACACCGAACCCATCATTCAATACCTCATTAGCCCTGTCAAGCTTTGTGGTAATACCTCAAGCCTTGAATCTAGCTTCATAGACCACTGTAACAGCTTGGGTGACAATCCTGAGCCTTTAGAACCTGAAAAAAACACCATAAAGAAAATTGACTTGTGCGATGCCAAGGTCAGAGGTTTGGACCTGTTTGATTGTGATTCTTTCGACACTACAACATGTGAAGTGAAACAACCAAACTCTGTGTATTCTGTGTCTACTGACAGTGGAAGACTAGATTCTGGCTATCATGAAAATAGTGGACCAGATCTTTTGAGTCTAGCACATACAGATCAGCTTCCGTTTTCTGGTGACATTGGACCTGGCCCTGAATCGAATCACTCTAACATACTCAGTCCTGAGAATGTGGATCAGCCCATTCTTGATCCCTTCAGTCCTGAGTGCAGTGATACGTTGATGTTTGATTCTGAACTAGAAATCTGTAACCCTACTACCAATGATGGAGTGAAGAAAGATTCATGTCATCTGTATATGGCCTCTTCAGACATGCTTGGGGATTCGTTCAGCGGATCGGAAATTGATAGTTTTGACCCTTTCAGTCCTGTACCACAGAGTACAGGGGGCCATAACGTGGATATTCTTGTCCCTGGGTCTGTCCAAAACTATTCTAAATCTGTTAGGGAAACCAGATCCAGCAGCTGGGACTCTGGAGTCAGTTCTTCTCCTCAAGTACACTGTGGATCAGCACTAACCAGAGGAGATACCCATCCGCTGCCCGAGGACAGCCTAGCTGACCTTGAGGCTCAAAACTATAGTTATTTATCCAATTGCTCAACAAAATCCTCACTTTTGAAGTCAGGTTCTACTAACATGTCTGATGTTAGCTCTTGTAAGTCCAAGGTTGAGAATGTAGCAGAACAGGGCAAAAATGCCGTAGTAAATGTCACGGCAATGGCAGACCTTGCTGAAATTGATTTTTTCTGTTCTGAGCTCAGCAAAATGGTAGCCTCACGTTCCTCTGATACTGTTCAGCAAAGTGTTGCCGAAATGCTGTTTGGATCCAACCCTGACACTGCCAAGTTCTATCCATGGGATCTGGAAAACAGCAACAATGTTGTTAACGAGCGCTCAAAAACAGAAATACATTTTGGACATGCATTAGATGATGCAGAGAAACCAAGCTTGCTATGA
- the LOC143475271 gene encoding uncharacterized protein LOC143475271 isoform X2, giving the protein MEEGALQKERTLRHDTQQALEVLAQRRAQLHEHIDAIHEQRKQEGQMLLSLREEQEDLEQTAQEYEKELERATEDLQRLREEIGLARTRVEEAHERMGPLKHAIGDTYTEISEAKQRLGELITEMTAIEACVPEVTCRQVDEPLNVALDGSSREEEEDKEVYCGRVYEEDNALTQNPAEKEPSKREVNEEGPEKLERSLENLKSSGSSSFTEITLTEVKEDASPRSTTPQHMDSADLEDEDFEIVHSLVAKPVSQAASREFDFFHPDPFVDHDVFGDDRFPKVDVTEFLSGDPFKGTDPFASDVLFDDVADIQFAQDYPFTQDSIPKESNQTSSGLGSTNRDPSAVTAPNSGGPNCSQSVDSGMFEQNLAEPGDSERYTPYSDICSEPGANTTRSQDLDSMDLKNTLGTECVLSTRSQLKGGGRFDPIHCELDLQESGSSNTSTVDSSFDGDFGTFIGMEHPDGQSEAEAGPTYVRASQALCGLRRIDTSSYTHFPLSPEGYDPEPEDLDTAEKDKSVHAVDSCPFISDRSATSESKPKTEDSEHVSPQTDSVTPGNPSPLSHELPDVHSDSTDNRQTNKVGHSPEPTETDIYDHKFGDIYFFTVRLDPGSPDSSPVSAEASDRRQSESDHVSPEPNDTDEFNCGGPEDENNIQSSRDACAEEGLNKDELEIGTEQPFSSELEEKVHSEFEVRNLESLYSEQQSAGLDFLEHSMYNSECDDAFSLRQENMENVDPFCSPDTNSESSNTEPIIQYLISPVKLCGNTSSLESSFIDHCNSLGDNPEPLEPEKNTIKKIDLCDAKVRGLDLFDCDSFDTTTCEVKQPNSVYSVSTDSGRLDSGYHENSGPDLLSLAHTDQLPFSGDIGPGPESNHSNILSPENVDQPILDPFSPECSDTLMFDSELEICNPTTNDGVKKDSCHLYMASSDMLGDSFSGSEIDSFDPFSPVPQSTGGHNVDILVPGSVQNYSKSVRETRSSSWDSGVSSSPQVHCGSALTRGDTHPLPEDSLADLEAQNYSYLSNCSTKSSLLKSGSTNMSDVSSCKSKVENVAEQGKNAVVNVTAMADLAEIDFFCSELSKMVASRSSDTVQQSVAEMLFGSNPDTAKFYPWDLENSNNVVNERSKTEIHFGHALDDAEKPSLL; this is encoded by the exons ATGGAGGAAGGGGCCCTGCAGAAAGAACGCACCCTGCGCCATGACACTCAGCAAGCCCTGGAGGTGCTGGCCCAGAGGAGAGCCCAGCTCCACGAACACATCGACGCCATTCATGAGCAGCGTAAACAGGAAGGGCAGATG CTCCTGTCCCTGCGTGAGGAGCAGGAGGATCTGGAGCAGACAGCCCAGGAGTACGAGAAGGAGCTGGAGAGAGCCACGGAGGATCTGCAGCGTCTCCGTGAGGAGATCGGCCTGGCCAGGACACGCGTGGAGGAGGCGCACGAGCGCATGGGTCCCCTGAAGCACGCCATAGGTGACACGTACACAGAGATTAGTGAG GCTAAGCAGAGACTAGGTGAGCTGATTACTGAAATGACTGCCATTGAGGCCTGTGTTCCTGAGGTCACCTGTCGCCAGGTAGATGAGCCCTTGAACGTGGCTCTGGACGGCAGCtcaagagaggaagaggaagataaAGAGGTGTATTGTGGCCGTGTGTATGAGGAAGATAACGCTCTCACTCAAAACCCCGCAGAAAAGGAGCCCTCCAAAAGGGAAGTAAATGAAGAAGGCCCTGAGAAACTAGAACGTTCTTTGGAGAATTTG AAGAGCAGTGGTTCGTCTTCTTTCACTGAGATAACTCTGACAGAAGTTAAAGAGGACGCTTCACCCAGGTCAACCACTCCACAG CACATGGATTCTGCTGATCTGGAAGACGAGGATTTTGAGATTGTCCACTCCCTTGTGGCGAAACCTGTCAGTCAGGCTGCAAGCAGAGAGTTCGACTTTTTCCACCCAGACCCTTTTGTTGATC ACGACGTGTTTGGAGATGACCGATTTCCCAAAGTAGACGTGACAG AATTCCTATCTGGTGATCCATTCAAAGGCACCGATCCATTTGCTTCCGACGTCCTTTTCGATGATGTAGCAGACATTCAGTTCGCTCAGGATTACCCCTTCACCCAAGACAGCATTCCTAAGGAGTCAAACCAAACCTCCTCTGGTCTTGGATCCACCAATAGAGATCCATCAGCTGTCACGGCACCTAATTCAGGAGGCCCCAACTGCAGTCAGTCTGTCGACTCTGGGATGTTTGAACAGAATCTCGCTGAGCCCGGTGACTCTGAGAGGTACACGCCATACAGTGACATCTGCTCAGAACCTGGTGCTAACACGACCAGAAGCCAAGACCTTGACAGCATGGACCTGAAAAACACACTAGGAACTGAGTGTGTCCTCTCCACACGTTCGCAGCTCAAAGGGGGAGGACGATTTGACCCCATCCATTGTGAGCTTGACCTTCAGGAGTCTGGGTCCAGTAACACATCCACAGTGGACAGCTCTTTTGACGGAGACTTTGGTACGTTCATTGGCATGGAGCACCCAGACGGCCAATCGGAAGCTGAGGCAGGACCCACTTATGTAAGAGCCAGTCAGGCGCTGTGTGGTCTTCGGCGGATTGACACGAGTTCGTACACCCATTTCCCCCTCAGTCCTGAAGGATATGACCCGGAACCAGAGGATCTTGACACTGCAGAAAAAGACAAATCGGTTCATGCGGTGGATTCTTGTCCCTTCATTTCTGATCGCAGTGCCACCAGTGAATCAAAGCCTAAGACTGAAGATTCAGAACATGTGTCCCCTCAAACTGACTCTGTTACTCCTGGTAACCCAAGTCCGCTCTCTCATGAATTACCTGACGTACATTCTGACAGTACTGACAACAGGCAAACAAATAAGGTAGGCCATAGTCCAGAACCCACTGAAACAGATATATATGACCACAAATTTGGAGATATATATTTCTTTACAGTGAGGTTAGATCCCGGTAGTCCTGATTCAAGTCCTGTTTCTGCAGAAGCCAGCGACAGGAGGCAATCAGAGTCTGACCATGTGAGTCCTGAACCTAATGATACAGATGAATTTAACTGTGGTGGTCCAGAAGATGAGAATAATATACAGAGCAGTCGTGACGCCTGTGCTGAGGAAGGTTTAAATAAAGATGAATTAGAGATAGGAACAGAACAACCCTTCAGCAGTGAGCTAGAGGAAAAGGTACATTCCGAGTTTGAAGTGAGAAATCTTGAATCGCTGTATTCTGAACAACAAAGTGCAGGTCTTGACTTTCTTGAACACAGCATGTATAATTCAGAATGCGATGACGCATTCAGTCTCAGACAAGAAAATATGGAAAATGTTGACCCTTTCTGTTCTCCAGACACTAATTCAGAGAGCAGCAACACCGAACCCATCATTCAATACCTCATTAGCCCTGTCAAGCTTTGTGGTAATACCTCAAGCCTTGAATCTAGCTTCATAGACCACTGTAACAGCTTGGGTGACAATCCTGAGCCTTTAGAACCTGAAAAAAACACCATAAAGAAAATTGACTTGTGCGATGCCAAGGTCAGAGGTTTGGACCTGTTTGATTGTGATTCTTTCGACACTACAACATGTGAAGTGAAACAACCAAACTCTGTGTATTCTGTGTCTACTGACAGTGGAAGACTAGATTCTGGCTATCATGAAAATAGTGGACCAGATCTTTTGAGTCTAGCACATACAGATCAGCTTCCGTTTTCTGGTGACATTGGACCTGGCCCTGAATCGAATCACTCTAACATACTCAGTCCTGAGAATGTGGATCAGCCCATTCTTGATCCCTTCAGTCCTGAGTGCAGTGATACGTTGATGTTTGATTCTGAACTAGAAATCTGTAACCCTACTACCAATGATGGAGTGAAGAAAGATTCATGTCATCTGTATATGGCCTCTTCAGACATGCTTGGGGATTCGTTCAGCGGATCGGAAATTGATAGTTTTGACCCTTTCAGTCCTGTACCACAGAGTACAGGGGGCCATAACGTGGATATTCTTGTCCCTGGGTCTGTCCAAAACTATTCTAAATCTGTTAGGGAAACCAGATCCAGCAGCTGGGACTCTGGAGTCAGTTCTTCTCCTCAAGTACACTGTGGATCAGCACTAACCAGAGGAGATACCCATCCGCTGCCCGAGGACAGCCTAGCTGACCTTGAGGCTCAAAACTATAGTTATTTATCCAATTGCTCAACAAAATCCTCACTTTTGAAGTCAGGTTCTACTAACATGTCTGATGTTAGCTCTTGTAAGTCCAAGGTTGAGAATGTAGCAGAACAGGGCAAAAATGCCGTAGTAAATGTCACGGCAATGGCAGACCTTGCTGAAATTGATTTTTTCTGTTCTGAGCTCAGCAAAATGGTAGCCTCACGTTCCTCTGATACTGTTCAGCAAAGTGTTGCCGAAATGCTGTTTGGATCCAACCCTGACACTGCCAAGTTCTATCCATGGGATCTGGAAAACAGCAACAATGTTGTTAACGAGCGCTCAAAAACAGAAATACATTTTGGACATGCATTAGATGATGCAGAGAAACCAAGCTTGCTATGA